The genomic interval AACGGGATGAACTGGAAGCGTTTTTACCCCGTTACCGGCAATTGCTGATGCAGATTCTGGCCCGACCGGCCAGTCGTGGTCAGAAGATCAATGCACTGGAGCACGTCAAGGGGTATCTGAAGAACCACCTGAGCGCAAAGGAAAAGCGTTTGCTGCAACAGATCATCGAAGATTATCGGAATGACCAGATTCCGTTTGTCGTACCACTGACCATGATTCATCACCTGATCAATGTTCATCTGAGCGATCACACTTATCTTCAACAACAAAGCTTTCTGGAACCTGTGCCAAAAGAGCTTGGATTCACCAATCGTACCTGATGACTGAACAAACGTTACTTATCTGGCATCGAAATGATCTACGGGTGCAAAGTCATGCTGCACTGGCGTATGCCCGCGAACATGGCTTTCGGATCATTGGCTGTTTTTTGGATGTCGAATCGCAATGGCGCGCTCATGATCATGGCGACCGCAAACTAGAGCTGTATCGACGCGCCGCTGATGAATTGCAGCGGAGTTATCGTCAAGCGGGACTGGAGTTTCATCTCCAAGTCGCAGGCACCTATGAGCAGTCAATCGAACACCTGCACCGACTGATCGAACGTATCCAGCCTGCCGAACTTGCATTGCATGCTGAGTATGAATTGAACGAGTATCAGCGCGACTGTCAGGTGGCGGATATCTGTCGCCAGCGTGGAGTGCGTTTGAGGATCTTTCACGATCAGATCATGATCAATCCGGAAAAAATCCGTACCAAGGCTGATCAGCCATTTAAAGTCTATACCCCATTCATGAAATGTTGGCGCTCCCTGCTGGATCATCCGGGGCAGTTGGCTCCGTTGCCGGACTCTTTGCCTGAACCACTACCAGATTCGTTGGAGCGGCAGGCGCAGATGCGGTTGCAGCAGTTTGTGGCCGAGCGATTGGATGGCTATTCCCAGGGGCGTGATTTTTATGCCCGGTCGGCTACAGCGGAAGTATCATCGGCCCTGGCCATTGGCCTGCTGAGTACCCGGCAATGTCATGTCGTGGCCATGGC from Gynuella sunshinyii YC6258 carries:
- a CDS encoding cryptochrome/photolyase family protein, producing MTEQTLLIWHRNDLRVQSHAALAYAREHGFRIIGCFLDVESQWRAHDHGDRKLELYRRAADELQRSYRQAGLEFHLQVAGTYEQSIEHLHRLIERIQPAELALHAEYELNEYQRDCQVADICRQRGVRLRIFHDQIMINPEKIRTKADQPFKVYTPFMKCWRSLLDHPGQLAPLPDSLPEPLPDSLERQAQMRLQQFVAERLDGYSQGRDFYARSATAEVSSALAIGLLSTRQCHVVAMAARHDYNTEAVEKWRNELIWREFYKYISYHFPHVCRGNSFRREYDALSWNDNSDWLDAWQNGQTGYPAVDAAQRCLLVSGFMPNRLRMVTAMFLTKDLGLDWRAGERWFMQQLADGDFSANNGGWQWSASTGVDAAPYFRIFNPVEQSKKFDPDGDFIRLWVPELSGLSGRDIHWPSALQRTQCGYPQAIVEHKQARLETLERFKRLKTS